Proteins from a single region of Syntrophorhabdaceae bacterium:
- a CDS encoding DUF2284 domain-containing protein: protein MKKYSAYIAMALERGVDDALIVSTAKVFTAPWVRMKCRFGCAGYGKRLCCPPHTPDHNETRTVLDSYKHALLCHRHWRKDYKFVGGFNDIIVDLETAIFLDGYYKALGLGSGPCTLCKNCDTGGTCRNPERARPAMEACGIDVFQTARAHGLPIRVVRSHGEDRNIYGIVLIE, encoded by the coding sequence ATGAAAAAATACAGCGCTTATATTGCTATGGCCTTGGAAAGGGGAGTTGATGACGCACTGATCGTGAGCACCGCAAAGGTCTTCACGGCACCCTGGGTCAGGATGAAGTGTCGTTTCGGCTGCGCGGGATACGGGAAGCGGCTCTGTTGTCCTCCCCATACGCCGGACCATAATGAAACACGGACAGTCCTCGATTCTTACAAGCACGCCCTGCTCTGCCACCGGCACTGGAGAAAGGATTACAAGTTCGTCGGGGGATTTAACGACATTATCGTAGACCTGGAGACCGCCATCTTTCTCGACGGTTACTATAAGGCGCTCGGGCTCGGAAGTGGTCCCTGCACGCTGTGCAAGAACTGCGATACGGGCGGGACCTGTAGAAACCCGGAGAGGGCAAGGCCGGCAATGGAGGCATGCGGGATCGATGTCTTTCAGACGGCACGGGCGCATGGTCTGCCCATTCGCGTGGTCCGGTCGCACGGCGAAGATCGGAACATCTACGGGATCGTATTGATCGAATGA
- a CDS encoding ferritin family protein, producing the protein MDDKERLNSLEVALNNEMREREFYLKNADRTKNPVGKAMFARIAEDELEHYNRLKELHAKWAVKDKWPESVPLKVNNTIVKDILINTIKKVEKTAKGDAGDIEAIKTAVDFEEKGIRLYSELRDASSNPREKEFFDLLAMIEHEHYLSLKDAEEYLTDPTSWFIKTEHHSLDGA; encoded by the coding sequence ATGGACGATAAGGAACGTCTTAACTCATTGGAAGTAGCGCTTAATAACGAGATGCGGGAGCGGGAATTCTATCTCAAGAACGCCGACAGGACAAAAAACCCCGTTGGGAAGGCGATGTTTGCGAGAATAGCAGAGGACGAGCTTGAACATTACAACCGCCTGAAAGAGCTCCACGCCAAATGGGCGGTAAAAGACAAGTGGCCCGAATCGGTACCCCTGAAAGTAAACAATACCATCGTCAAGGACATCCTTATCAATACGATCAAGAAGGTTGAAAAAACGGCAAAGGGTGACGCCGGTGATATCGAGGCGATCAAGACAGCTGTTGATTTTGAAGAAAAGGGTATCAGGTTATATTCAGAACTGAGGGATGCCTCTTCAAATCCGCGCGAGAAGGAGTTCTTTGACCTCCTTGCCATGATCGAGCACGAACACTACCTGTCCCTGAAGGACGCTGAAGAGTATCTCACTGACCCCACATCATGGTTCATCAAGACCGAGCACCACAGCCTGGACGGGGCGTAA
- a CDS encoding LptF/LptG family permease — protein sequence MLDYAVHILTKLHKKFYIYVLKELSYILFLSLGILTFILVLSRLGKMTDLVINKGVDVKDIILLIIYSSPAYLTFTLPMAFLLSVIVVLGRLSTENEILVLKASGIDLKCLFIPISAIAVIITLCGLLNSNVLLPNSTELFRNTLINIIKKG from the coding sequence ATGTTAGACTACGCAGTGCACATATTAACGAAATTACACAAGAAATTTTATATATATGTTCTCAAGGAGCTGTCTTACATACTGTTTCTCTCCCTCGGTATTCTCACCTTCATCCTTGTGTTAAGCAGACTCGGAAAGATGACCGACCTCGTTATTAACAAGGGGGTGGATGTTAAAGACATCATCCTGTTGATCATCTACTCCTCTCCCGCTTACCTCACATTCACGCTGCCGATGGCCTTTCTCCTCTCCGTGATAGTAGTCCTCGGAAGGCTTTCAACGGAAAACGAGATCCTTGTTCTGAAGGCCAGCGGTATCGATCTGAAATGCCTTTTCATCCCTATCAGCGCAATTGCCGTCATCATAACCCTTTGCGGATTACTTAATTCAAACGTTCTCTTGCCGAACAGTACCGAGCTTTTCAGAAACACCCTTATTAATATTATAAAAAAAGGTA